A portion of the Sabethes cyaneus chromosome 3, idSabCyanKW18_F2, whole genome shotgun sequence genome contains these proteins:
- the LOC128743416 gene encoding rRNA methyltransferase 2, mitochondrial, which yields MIARGLHTSIKSLGKIVPSNLKGKKKSSQEWLTRQLNDPFVERAKMLNYRCRSAFKLLEIDQKYGIIKPGSVVIDCGAAPGSWSQIAVKQSNADGSSANKPKGMVIGLDLLQIYPIEHATMMGNMDFTKPETHNKIRSLLDNRQLDVVLSDMAPNATGVRSLDQENIMTLCYSVLRFAILMSSPNASLLMKAWDNAEVSTLEKNIQKYYRMVKRIKPNASRSDSAEIFVLARGFAGVEQR from the exons ATGATCGCACGTGGATTGCACACTTCAATTAAATCGCTCGGAAAAATTGTTCCGTCTAATTTAAAGGGCAAGAAAAAAAGTTCCCAAGAATGGCTCACTCGACAGTTGAACGACCCGTTTGTAGAGCGGGCTAAAATGTTGAATTACAG ATGCCGGAGCGCGTTCAAGTTGCTCGAAATAGATCAGAAGTATGGAATCATAAAGCCCGGTTCCGTCGTAATAGACTGTGGAGCTGCACCGGGTTCTTGGTCCCAAATAGCTGTAAAACAATCTAATGCCGACGGATCTAGTGCTAATAAACCAAAAGGCATGGTCATTGGACTTGACTTGTTGCAAATCTACCCAATTGAG CATGCTACAATGATGGGAAACATGGATTTTACAAAGCCAGAAACACATAACAAAATCCGATCGCTGTTAGATAATCGACAGTTGGACGTAGTGCTTTCCGATATGGCACCCAATGCGACTGGTGTTCGTTCGCTGGATCAGGAGAATATCATGACCCTTTGCTATTCTGTGCTTCGCTTTGCCATTCTTATGTCTTCGCCAAATGCGTCGCTGCTCATGAAAGCCTGGGATAATGCCGAAGTTTCAACGTTAgagaaaaatattcaaaaatacTATCGCATGGTCAAACGAATTAAACCCAATGCAAGTAGGAGTGATTCGGCGGAAATATTCGTTCTAGCCCGTGGGTTTGCTGGTGTTGAGCAGCGGTAG